The genomic window CAGACACTAGTTGGGGGTGCCCAACCTTTTTATTGTAATCTCTGTAGATTTCCCACCAGAGAAGCCAGCACCCGGGGAATACTTCTGTCTGGAGCCCACTGTGGGTTTGCAAATGTGGGAATACTCTGTTTATGGAGGTTGGATGATTCTGTGGCAAATGTGAAAACATATCCCAGAAATGGGAGGGATAGCAACAAGCATAGAAATAACTCAGGTGGGTTAGCAGTAAGTGTAGACTGCCTCCAGGGAGTAGAAAAGTAGACTTGCCCCCAGGGAGTTCTACAGGAAATGTGGAAACATCCCTAGAGGAAGGTGACATGTGTCTCAGTAGCAAAATGGTTGACCATCTTCAGGGGATAGGTGAGGAGGCTCAAGCTTTGGGACATCCAGGGGACTCCTAGCCAGGCCTAGTCCTAAGGCAGGCtgaagtggggagaagggcaggtcTATAGCCACCTCCTTGACATCTCTATTCCTGGAGCAGGGGatctcctttcttattttcatccAGGGAAGGGCTGATTGAGGGGTTGGGTCCTGGTCCTACCCTCATTGCTCATCCTTAAGGGCTCCTGGGGTTTGATAGGCCCTCCCTTCATCATTACCTCCCACTGACCTGCTGTCTCTCTGAGGCCAGGCAACCTGATCTTCCTCCTAGCCAAGAATGCTGCCCTTGAGCAGGAGCTTAGGTATAGAGGGTGAGAGGGGGGAGGGCCCATGGGAATAGGATCTTAGAACCTCATCTGACAGACACAGATGAGAGCTGTGCAATCACATGGTAGCGGTTCTGTGGGATTTCTGCTAGCCAGTACTTTACAAGCCACACAGGCTCAAGTAGTGGTTCCTAATCTGGGGGGTCAAGGAGTAATGTTAGGAAATCATGATGAAAACTTCTTCCCAGAAAAACACCCAGGTCACCAAGTTAAAACTGTCTAATCCAGAGAGATACCCAGCAAAGGCAATGGAGCATAGTGATTGGGGGTGCTGACTCTGGAATCTGACTGTATGGATTTAAATCCAACTTCTGTGTCTTATTAGCTGTGAGACTTTGCACAAGTTACattacctctctgagccacagtttctttacctgtaaaagaGGGATAATAATTAGACCCACTTCCTAGAGTTGTTGTGAGAAGTACCTGTGGTAATAtaggtaaagtgcttagcacagtacctaGCACATGAATGTTAGCTGTATTATGATAATAAGTAATCACAATATCAGACAGTTTCTTCCTTGCTTGGAGAACTGCTATTTACCCTTCAAGGTTCAGCGTGGATGTCCAACCCTCTGGAGACCTTTCCTGATAGAGTCTAGTCATATATATCACTCCTTCCATGCCCCTAGAGCATGCAATAATGTTAATAATTAACTAGTTGATTCTTTTACTGAACGCTTACTCTGTGCCCTGGTACGGCTCTAAGCACTTTGTgtttagctcatttaattctcattagAGCCCAGAGGAGGATACTATTATTAGCTCGTGTAATTCTTATAAGGGCCCAGAGGAAGGTACTATTATCACTGGCATttgatagatgagaaaactaaagcacagatGAGTTAAATAACTTCCTAAGGTCACGCAGAAAATAGAGAAGCATGAAAGCAGGTGGACTTACCAGGACACGCGCACACCGCAGAGCTTCCCCACACATCCCTTAGAGCGTACTCTCACTATGCTCTGAGGGCTGGGGGTGATATCCCTAGCCGGGAGTCGGGTGGGCGCTGTGactcctctctgcacctcccaggTATCTGCACTGCCGCTGGGCGCCCCCCTGAGACCGTTTCACTCTCCCACCATGTTCCAGCGCCTCACCAGCCTTTTCTTCAGTactcccccgccccccgaggACCCTGGATGCCCCCGAGCCTTCGTCTCCGAGGAGGATGAAGTGGACGGCTGGCTCATCATTGATCTGCCGGGTGAGGCCTGGGTCGGGGGGCCAGGACTCTGATTCCTGGGCCTGTGATGGGCAGGTGGCCGAGCTGCGGAGGGGAAGGGAGCTACTAGGGGATTGGGAAGCTCGCCTGGCCTCCTGGGCAAACTGGGGCTGAGGCAGTGACTGTGAAGGCAGGGTAACAGGGCCCCATCCCATGCAAAGCCCGGGCCATCTCCTGGCAGCTCAGCGTTGGGGCCCACACCTCATGTGCCCTAGGGCAGCTGGTCGAGACTCCTGGCCCATGGGTGCCCCGTGGGCGCGGCAGGCGGGGCTGCGGGTCTGACTAACGATGCCctttctctccccgccccactgtgtccggtgtgtgtgtgtccctccccgCTGCGCCCCCTCCTCCGCATGGCTACCCCTCCCGCGCCCCGTAGACAGCTACGCGGCTCCACCCAGCCCCGGGGCCGCTCCTGCTCCCGCAGGCCGCCCTCCGCCCGCGCCCTCCTTGATGGACGAGAGCTGGTTTGTTACCCCTCCCGCCTGTTTTACTGCAGAGGGGCCCGGACTCGGGCCCGCCCGCCTCCAGAGCAACCCCCTGGAGGACCTCCTCATCGAACATCCCAGCATGTCCGTTTACGTCACCGGCAGCACCATAGTGCTGGAGCCTGGGCCCCCTTCCCCGCATCCCGACGCTGCCCTGCCTGACGGCGACCTTAGCGAAGGGTGAGCGGGCCGGGGACGTAGCCTGGAGACCTAGAGAAGCGTGTCTGGGAGGCAAGGGTCCAGGCCGGGAGGCTGGGGGAAGCGCGCCCAGGAGCCCGCCCTGCGTCGAAGGCGGGGCCTTTAGAGGCGTGTCTTCGTGGCAAAGAGCGGGGACAAGGCTAGGGGAGGGCCTGAGGGTAAAGGGGCGGAGctttaagagagggagaggccTGGCTTGTTGGCCCCGACAGGGCTGGGGAGAGACGGAGCTCCGAGGCTTGGGGCGGGTTTGGCTGAGGGGCGAGGCCGGAGCGCCGGAGGGGTGGGGTTTCCAGAGGCTAGCTCGGAAGGTAAGGACCGAATTGGAGGTGGGAGCCGAGCCTTCCCTGGAGTCCGGTTTAATCGTCACAGGGGTTAGAACTGGGGAGGCGTCTCCAGGCTGGCTCGGAGGAAGGGCTGGGGCCCACAAGAAGGGCACCCGGCGCCCTGCTAAGAGCAGAGACAGCATTGCGCCGGAGCGAGGGTGCGGGGACTGGGTGGGCGGTGCCAGCGCGCCTCTCCGCCTCGGGACCTGTCCGGCCCCGACCGAGCCCTGCTCTGTCCCCGCAGGGAGTTGGCGCCCGCCCGTCGCGAGCCCCGGGCCCTGCATCACGCCGCCGCCCCTCTGCCGGCACGGGCTGCACTGCTAGAGAAGGCGGGCCAGGCGCGGCGGGTACAGCGGGCCCGGCAGCGCGCCGAGCGCCACGCGCTGAGCGCCAAGGTGGTGCAACGGCAGAACCGCGCCCGCGAGAGCCGTTCGCGCCGGCCCAAGCATCAGGGCAGCTTCGTCTATCAGCCATGCCAGCGCCAGTTCAACTACTGAGGATCCGCCGGCCGAACCACAAGCGCCTCGCGGACCCCGGACCCCTGTCGGGCCCCTCTGCCGCGGCCAGTGTGTTGCGCGAGGAGCGCCCTCCGCCCACCTGGGTTGGACACTACAACCTCCCTCCTCCTTGAGAGAGGTGGGGTGCTagccccctctcccacctccctcgaTTTTCCCACCACTGATCCTCTAATCCGCTTCTGAAGCCCCTTCTGCCCACCCTCCGACCCCATGCCTGATATCTAATCCTccatttcctccccctcccttgacattccatccttccttccttctctgctctctgtccccatctctacCCCGACTTCCTCTTCATCCTTGCCCTCCGTTCCTGTACCTCTGGCCCACTCCTTCCACTAGCCTCTTCTCCCAGACCTagctcttttctctgccttcaaTTCCCACTTTACAGCCTCACCTATCTCATGTTTGGCATTACACGCATCCCTGCCCTTATTCATTCCCAGTAATTCCCTCCCAAACGGATAGGGGGTGGCGCTGAGACTAAAGGCCTCTGCCTTtagtctcccccctccctctcccctgggaTTGGACTCCTTGGAGTTATTTAGGCCTGTAAAGGTAAAGTATGTGGAATAGGACTGTGAGATGTGAGTTAGAAGGAGAAGTGGAGGGAATCAAGGGTTAAGAGGCAGCCTACTGGAGATGTAGACAGGACATACAGGTTAAGAACCTGTGGGGAGCAGGGCACCATGGGAGCTGGCCCTGTGCTTGCTCAGTGGCCAAGCCCTCCTCTTGGGcttgagcctggagtctgccccCAGTTTTTATAATCCCATTTACCATATCTCTCCTCTGAAATTCACTCCTCTGAACGCCTGAGTCTGAAGGGCTTAGTACCTTGTTGCCCTACCCCCAACATGTCACCCCAGGAATAGAGGCTGGGCAAGGCCCTGCCATCCTGGCCATATGTTCACGTGCCCAAGGTGCTAGAACTAGTTTAGGAGAGATGCAGGCCAGAGGGCTTCTAGGCAGGGAAAGTGCACACTCCAGAGTAAGAATGCAGGGGAATGATGCTGGGGAGGACAAGCTGTGGGGTGAAGCCATCCCAAGACTGACAGCTCAGCCTTCATGTTTCACCTCTGGCCTTGTATTTCACTCTGCTCAGGATGGCTAATAAACACTCCCGGGTAGGAAGCCAGGAGCCCCACTGTCCCAACCCCCAAACAGTCCCTATCCAGGTGCAGGGCTTCCAGGGGGCCTCTCATTTTCTCCCCCAgggctctctccctttctagtCCAACGGGGAGAAATGGGGGCCCTATGGTTACCCTCCCCCTCTCCAGTAAGCAACTGGAGGAGGGAACTTGAATCCCTGGGTGAGACCAGCGGGGTCACAGGCAGACAGCATTCTCCTTCTTATGGTGGGAGTGAATTTTGGGCTCAGTCACCAGCAACAGCTTCTTGGGATATCCTGAGTTGCTTCCCTTTTCCTCTAATTGTCCTTTTTTAGTGTGTGCTTTCTTCCTTGACACTTTTAAGATTTCCTGTTACATACTTACATAGGTCTTCCCCCTCATTCCAATTCCAGGTTTCTAGGCCTCACAGCCAAGCTGAGGCTTGGTTGGGAAACTCTGTAATCTCATGACAGTAAAGGCAGCTGCCCTCCCTGATCTTATAGCCCCAAGGCTCGTGTTGGGTATATGGATAAGGGAGGGGGTAGCCCCATGGTTGCCAGGATGGGGACAAAGGAAGTTCCTGTTGGGGTCTCCTATCCAAGCCAAATCTACAGTAAAAGGAGATCAAAGTCCCTAAGCCAGTCCACTAGGGCCCCAGTAGTTACAACCTTGCTTCTCTTGCCAAGGTTCTCCTTCAGTTATAAAGAGTTGCTTTTATTCTTTCAGCAACCCAGTGGTCACTTCACAGCCAGCTTAGGGTCTCCCGCACTTCCGAGAGCTTAAGCTCCCTCCAGCTCTTCCTGCCTACTCCTTTGCTGCCAGCTGGGGCATAGGCTCAGTTGTGAGCAGTCCCCATGATCCTTCTGGTGTGGAGGGAGCGAGCAAGTTATAGGACATTTGGCTCAAATTTCAAGAGACTCCTTACACATATTTCTGGAGGCTCCTGTAGTTCTAGAACCCTCCAGTGTCATCACCTGGCTGGTTGTAAGGCTCATATGTTTTTGTACTTTCCTACAGATTTGGTAGCATTTAAGTGTGGCAATATTTTAATTGTGTATAGATTTCTATGAACCAACACTACTCAGTCTCCTGCTAGTCTGATTCCTGAAGCATCAGACCTCATCATACTGTATTGACTGTGTATGTGCCTTTCACCTTGAGCAtgcttcaggatttttttttaaaccacagaacTTGAATACACGAGGGAACTAGAATTCATAAAGTCCTATGCAACCTTAGACAGGAGGGGGTGAGAGAGTCTGTCGTGACTGATGTTTTCAGCGACCCTGGAGAAGTTGTATTAATTAATGTCAATATTACTAGCACTTTGCCAAAACTAAGTATGTCAGAGAGACCCCTGTTTCTACAGTAAGACCCAAGTACATCAAAGGGTGACTTACAGTAATTCCCCAATATGTCTGAGTGCTCTCTTCAAGCTGGTTGTCACTTTCCAGCTTTTGCCAGTTTGGCCCTCGCAGGGTACCATGTGTGTATGAATGCAGTTTGCTGCTGTTTGGGGGTatgcctgctccccaccccccacctggaACCCTGATCAATTTGTTCTGACCTAGAATGTCTTAGGTGCAACAAGAACCCCACTAGAGCTCTTGGATGCCTCCTCAGATCCATGTGGCTTTATGTGAGGGGACTGAATGCAGACACACCATAGCCCCTAGTATCTTCCCTCTTGCCCTGCCACCTAGTTCCAAATGAAACCAACAAGTTGAATGAATCCCTCTTGGATGTATTTTGAGACTGGCTGAAATGAGGCAACTCTGGTTGACCATGTATGTGACAGACTCAAGGACACAACCACCTCAATCCAGTCATGTGGCATGCCTGTGTACGTGTATAACAGGATTCTGATTGTTAGATTTTAATGTTATTCCtctatgggagaaaaaaattaatataaagaaaaataaataaaaatctatttaaagcacattatactttctgtctgtatagaGCTAAAGTAGAAGCAGCACTCTGCAATC from Neofelis nebulosa isolate mNeoNeb1 chromosome 9, mNeoNeb1.pri, whole genome shotgun sequence includes these protein-coding regions:
- the TP53INP2 gene encoding tumor protein p53-inducible nuclear protein 2 isoform X1, translating into MFQRLTSLFFSTPPPPEDPGCPRAFVSEEDEVDGWLIIDLPDSYAAPPSPGAAPAPAGRPPPAPSLMDESWFVTPPACFTAEGPGLGPARLQSNPLEDLLIEHPSMSVYVTGSTIVLEPGPPSPHPDAALPDGDLSEGELAPARREPRALHHAAAPLPARAALLEKAGQARRVQRARQRAERHALSAKVVQRQNRARESRSRRPKHQGSFVYQPCQRQFNY
- the TP53INP2 gene encoding tumor protein p53-inducible nuclear protein 2 isoform X2, giving the protein MFQRLTSLFFSTPPPPEDPGCPRAFVSEEDEVDGWLIIDLPEGPGLGPARLQSNPLEDLLIEHPSMSVYVTGSTIVLEPGPPSPHPDAALPDGDLSEGELAPARREPRALHHAAAPLPARAALLEKAGQARRVQRARQRAERHALSAKVVQRQNRARESRSRRPKHQGSFVYQPCQRQFNY